In Myxococcus stipitatus, the following are encoded in one genomic region:
- a CDS encoding pyridoxal phosphate-dependent aminotransferase, with amino-acid sequence MSRFAPRTDFARTPNPLAEALARHRAHGLPLLDLTVSNPTQVGLPTPGAGLLHPPGAYSYAPEALGLASAREAVAAQVSSPGTSISPAHLVLSASTSESYGWLFKLLCEPGDDVLVPAPCYPLFEHLAALEGVQTRSYRLPLAHGFGLDAGEVEAAVGPRTRAVLVVNPGNPTGHFLHEGELAALAEVCARHGLALLCDEVFSPYGWDTEPGRVTSVAGRELPMLTFCLSGLSKAAGLPGLKLGWIHVGGPASARDEALARLEWVADTYLSVATPVQLALPALLAHAPRFQAALLERVRGNRQLLLAARPAGAAWDVVPAHGGWSVVLRIPREPGEEATCLALLDAGVLTQPGYFYDFGRGAFLVLSLLPPPEDFSAAMPALTRVLAAE; translated from the coding sequence GTGAGCCGCTTCGCTCCTCGCACCGACTTCGCCCGCACCCCCAACCCGCTCGCGGAGGCGCTCGCCCGGCACCGGGCCCATGGCCTCCCTCTGCTGGACCTCACCGTCTCCAACCCCACCCAGGTGGGGCTCCCCACCCCCGGAGCCGGTCTGCTTCATCCTCCTGGCGCCTACTCCTACGCGCCGGAGGCCCTCGGCCTCGCCTCGGCCCGCGAGGCGGTGGCCGCGCAGGTGTCCTCCCCGGGCACCTCCATCTCCCCGGCCCACCTGGTGCTCTCGGCCAGCACCAGCGAGTCCTACGGCTGGCTCTTCAAGCTGCTGTGCGAGCCCGGTGACGACGTCCTCGTCCCCGCCCCCTGCTACCCCCTCTTCGAGCACCTCGCGGCCCTGGAGGGCGTCCAGACGCGCTCTTATCGGCTCCCCCTGGCCCACGGCTTCGGCCTGGACGCGGGCGAGGTGGAGGCCGCGGTCGGCCCTCGCACGCGCGCCGTGCTCGTCGTCAACCCTGGCAACCCCACCGGCCACTTCCTCCACGAAGGGGAACTGGCCGCGCTCGCGGAAGTCTGCGCGCGCCACGGGCTGGCCCTGCTCTGCGACGAGGTGTTCTCCCCCTACGGCTGGGACACCGAGCCGGGCCGCGTGACGTCCGTGGCCGGACGCGAGCTGCCCATGCTCACGTTCTGTCTCTCGGGACTCTCCAAGGCCGCGGGACTGCCCGGCCTCAAGCTGGGATGGATTCACGTGGGCGGCCCCGCCTCCGCGCGCGATGAAGCCCTGGCGAGGCTCGAGTGGGTGGCGGACACGTACCTCTCCGTCGCCACCCCCGTGCAGCTCGCGCTCCCCGCGCTGCTGGCCCACGCGCCCCGTTTCCAGGCCGCCCTGCTGGAGCGAGTGCGAGGCAACCGCCAGCTCCTGCTCGCCGCGCGCCCCGCCGGCGCGGCGTGGGACGTGGTGCCCGCGCACGGCGGCTGGAGCGTGGTGCTGAGGATTCCGAGGGAGCCGGGAGAGGAGGCCACCTGCCTCGCGCTGCTGGACGCGGGCGTGCTCACTCAACCGGGCTACTTCTACGACTTCGGGCGAGGCGCCTTCCTGGTGCTCTCGCTGCTGCCTCCGCCCGAAGACTTCTCCGCCGCCATGCCCGCGCTCACGCGAGTGCTGGCGGCGGAGTAG
- the bioF gene encoding 8-amino-7-oxononanoate synthase — MSDVKQAEVASSSSEDVASSWAREDLASLQARGLRRYLEPLDSPQGPVVRVGGETLVNFSSNDYLGLAASASVRAAAVAAVERYGLGTGASRLVVGDTSAHHRLEARLMAFERAEAVLLFNSGYAANTGILPALVGAGDAVFSDALNHASLVDGCRLSRARVVVYPHADVDALAKVLAETPGRRKLVVTDTVFSMDGDVAPLRDIVDVCRAQGAALMVDEAHATGVLGARGAGLCEELGLEGRVDLRMGTLSKALGGHGAYVATSRVVADLLISRARPFIFSTALPSAMCAAAEAAVDAVERDSELRERLWRNIRRFSEGLRAMGLRAEPRSAVFPVVLGEPERALDAARRLREAGVLVKAIRPPTVPEGTSRLRFCLSAAHTVGHVDLALESLRRVGVHARGA, encoded by the coding sequence ATTCGCCGCAGGGGCCGGTGGTGCGGGTGGGGGGTGAGACGCTCGTCAACTTCTCGTCCAACGACTACCTGGGGCTCGCGGCCTCCGCGTCCGTGCGAGCCGCGGCCGTCGCGGCGGTGGAGCGGTACGGGCTGGGCACGGGCGCCAGCCGGCTGGTGGTGGGCGACACGTCCGCGCATCACCGGCTGGAGGCGCGGCTGATGGCCTTCGAGCGGGCCGAGGCCGTGCTGCTCTTCAACAGCGGGTACGCGGCCAACACGGGCATCCTCCCCGCGCTGGTGGGCGCTGGGGACGCGGTGTTCTCCGATGCGCTCAACCATGCGTCGCTGGTGGATGGGTGCCGGCTGTCGCGTGCGCGGGTGGTCGTCTATCCGCACGCGGATGTGGACGCGTTGGCGAAGGTGCTGGCGGAGACGCCGGGGCGGCGGAAGCTGGTCGTCACGGACACGGTGTTCTCCATGGATGGAGATGTGGCGCCGCTGCGGGACATCGTGGACGTGTGCCGCGCACAGGGGGCCGCGCTGATGGTGGATGAGGCGCATGCCACCGGGGTGCTGGGGGCGCGGGGCGCGGGGCTCTGCGAGGAGTTGGGGTTGGAGGGGCGGGTGGACCTGCGCATGGGCACGCTCAGCAAGGCGCTGGGAGGGCACGGGGCGTACGTGGCCACGTCGCGTGTGGTGGCGGACCTGCTCATCAGCCGTGCGCGGCCGTTCATCTTCTCCACGGCGTTGCCCTCGGCCATGTGCGCGGCGGCCGAAGCGGCGGTGGACGCGGTGGAGAGGGACTCGGAGTTGCGTGAGCGGTTGTGGCGCAACATCCGCAGATTTTCGGAGGGGCTGAGGGCGATGGGGCTGCGCGCGGAGCCTCGCAGCGCGGTGTTCCCGGTGGTGCTGGGAGAGCCGGAGCGCGCGTTGGACGCGGCGCGGAGGCTGCGTGAGGCGGGGGTGCTGGTGAAGGCCATCCGGCCTCCCACGGTGCCCGAGGGCACGAGCCGGCTGCGCTTCTGTCTCTCCGCCGCGCATACCGTGGGCCATGTGGACCTCGCGCTGGAGTCGCTGCGCCGGGTGGGCGTCCACGCGCGAGGGGCGTAG
- the bioD gene encoding dethiobiotin synthase has product MAQKPFQIFVTGTDTGVGKTQASRALLSLLADAGLSPQGFKPYESGCASLRAPADALSLREAAGSTLPLDVVCPHRFRAPVAPGVAAARLGREPDWNVTLASWERLKHGPAVVEGAGGLFVPLDSRHDVIDLIHTLRLPVLLVARAGLGTLNHTALSLQALAARRIPVRAVLLSRSTSGRDISERDNRALLESRHQLPVLGPVPFESDARRRHAAFRRALRPLLP; this is encoded by the coding sequence ATGGCCCAGAAGCCGTTCCAGATTTTTGTCACCGGCACTGACACCGGAGTAGGCAAGACGCAGGCCTCCCGCGCGCTGCTATCGCTGCTCGCCGACGCGGGCCTCTCGCCCCAGGGCTTCAAGCCCTACGAGAGTGGCTGTGCCTCGCTGCGCGCCCCTGCTGACGCGCTCTCCCTGCGCGAGGCCGCGGGGAGCACGCTGCCTCTGGACGTGGTCTGCCCGCACCGCTTCCGCGCCCCTGTCGCGCCGGGCGTGGCCGCCGCGCGCCTGGGCCGCGAGCCGGATTGGAACGTCACCCTGGCCTCGTGGGAGCGCCTCAAGCACGGCCCCGCCGTGGTGGAGGGGGCGGGCGGCCTCTTCGTCCCCCTGGACTCTCGCCACGACGTCATCGACCTCATCCACACCCTCCGCCTGCCTGTGCTGCTGGTGGCGCGCGCGGGCCTGGGCACGCTCAACCACACCGCGCTGTCGCTCCAGGCGCTCGCGGCGCGCCGCATCCCCGTGCGCGCGGTGCTGCTGTCGCGGAGCACCTCCGGACGGGACATCTCCGAGCGCGACAACCGCGCGCTCCTGGAGTCGCGCCACCAGCTTCCCGTGCTCGGCCCCGTGCCCTTCGAGTCCGATGCCCGGCGCCGGCACGCCGCGTTCCGCCGCGCCCTGCGCCCTCTGCTGCCGTGA